A genomic stretch from Pseudomonas sp. MUP55 includes:
- a CDS encoding TonB-dependent siderophore receptor has translation MSRTLDTLLRPSLLAVAIALGAPLVSPTLIAAEQASSVRAYNLAPAPLASTLNQIASQAGLALTLNPALASGKTSAPVKGQFDAQGALREALRGTGLQLEQSSAGTFTLVAVPEGVVALPETSIIGQGSYESAWGPAEGYLAKRTAAGTKTDTALVEAPRSISVATREQMQDRNVQNLDDAVKYMPGIVSASYGSDTRYDWMRVRGFEPTQFLDGLPLPRGVYANPKAETWNLDRLALLRGPASSVYGQTPPGGLLDMVSRRPSAESSSAIQVQYGSDNYRQINFASTGKIDDEGQFLYGLSGVVRDAGTQVDHIDNKRYNIAPSLTWNIDTDTKLTFLSQFTRDDTGATSQFLPIQGTKIKSPLGDISHHKNLGDPDYEFYDRTYYALGYAFEHRFNDTWQFKQNLRYTKSELAFQQLTVGSFAYSPADAAGNISRSSTNVNEDISQFAVDNNFQADFSTGDITHTLLLGLDHQRTDTSYLSIFGLAGTVNIFNPINTQPVVRPPRSTAFYDYNQKTVQTGLYVQDQMALDNWRLTLGGREDWVHQGTTYFNKNDATNTDRSKNFSGNAALSYVFDSGFVPYISYAESFQPASNASVSPTESYKPTEGKQWELGVKYQPPGSNTLLSAAVYDLTQKNVLVTSFQSGGVSLTDQTGEVKVKGLELEAISDVTENLKVIAAYTLAKSEVQKGDFKGNRLQLMPNQQASLWTDYTWHSGALDGFGIGFGARYTGNTYGDQANTWSGKADAYTVFDGAVHYDLGRLDNSLKGASVKVNATNLFNKDYISTCDGSYCYFGDQRSVVASATYQW, from the coding sequence ATGTCCCGCACGCTAGACACTCTGTTGCGCCCCAGCCTGTTAGCCGTGGCGATTGCCCTCGGCGCACCGCTGGTCAGCCCCACACTGATCGCCGCCGAGCAGGCGTCCAGCGTGCGCGCCTACAACCTGGCGCCCGCGCCACTGGCCAGCACCCTGAACCAGATCGCCAGCCAGGCCGGCCTCGCCCTGACCCTCAACCCGGCGCTCGCCTCGGGTAAAACCTCGGCACCGGTCAAGGGCCAGTTCGATGCGCAAGGTGCGCTGCGTGAGGCATTGCGTGGGACGGGGTTGCAGTTGGAGCAGAGCAGCGCGGGGACGTTCACGCTGGTGGCGGTGCCGGAGGGGGTTGTGGCGTTGCCGGAGACCAGCATTATTGGTCAGGGTAGTTATGAGAGTGCTTGGGGGCCGGCAGAAGGTTATCTGGCCAAACGCACCGCTGCCGGCACCAAGACCGACACGGCCCTGGTCGAAGCGCCGCGCTCCATCTCCGTGGCGACTCGCGAGCAAATGCAGGATCGCAACGTGCAGAACCTCGACGACGCCGTCAAATACATGCCGGGGATTGTGTCCGCCAGCTACGGCAGTGACACTCGCTACGACTGGATGCGTGTGCGTGGGTTCGAACCCACCCAGTTCCTCGACGGCCTGCCGCTGCCACGTGGCGTGTACGCCAACCCGAAAGCCGAAACCTGGAACCTGGACCGCCTCGCCCTGCTGCGCGGCCCGGCCTCGTCGGTCTACGGCCAGACCCCGCCTGGCGGCTTGCTGGACATGGTCAGCCGCCGTCCCAGCGCGGAATCGAGCAGCGCCATTCAGGTGCAATACGGCAGTGACAACTACCGCCAGATCAACTTCGCCAGCACCGGCAAGATCGATGACGAAGGCCAGTTTCTCTATGGCCTCAGCGGCGTGGTGCGCGATGCCGGTACGCAGGTCGATCATATCGACAACAAGCGCTACAACATCGCGCCGAGCCTGACCTGGAATATCGATACAGATACCAAGCTGACGTTCCTGTCGCAGTTCACTCGCGACGATACCGGCGCTACCAGCCAGTTCCTGCCGATTCAGGGCACCAAGATCAAATCGCCATTGGGTGACATTTCCCATCATAAAAACCTGGGCGATCCGGATTACGAGTTCTACGACCGAACCTACTACGCGCTGGGTTATGCCTTCGAACACCGTTTCAATGACACCTGGCAGTTCAAGCAGAACTTGCGCTACACCAAGTCGGAACTGGCTTTCCAGCAATTGACCGTGGGCTCGTTCGCCTACTCGCCAGCGGACGCTGCCGGCAATATCAGCCGCTCATCGACCAACGTGAACGAGGACATCAGCCAGTTCGCGGTGGATAACAATTTCCAGGCGGACTTCTCTACCGGCGATATCACCCACACATTACTGCTGGGCCTGGATCACCAGCGCACCGATACCTCATACCTGTCCATTTTTGGCCTCGCCGGAACAGTCAACATCTTCAACCCGATCAATACCCAGCCGGTCGTGCGACCACCGCGCTCCACGGCGTTCTATGACTACAACCAGAAAACCGTGCAGACGGGGCTGTACGTCCAGGACCAGATGGCCCTCGACAACTGGCGCCTGACCCTGGGCGGTCGTGAAGACTGGGTGCACCAAGGCACCACGTACTTCAACAAGAATGACGCGACCAACACCGACCGTAGCAAGAACTTCAGTGGCAACGCGGCGCTGAGCTATGTGTTCGACTCGGGCTTCGTACCCTATATCTCCTACGCCGAATCATTCCAACCGGCGAGCAATGCCAGCGTCTCCCCGACAGAGTCGTATAAGCCTACCGAGGGTAAGCAGTGGGAGTTGGGGGTCAAGTACCAGCCGCCGGGCTCGAACACGCTGCTGAGTGCGGCGGTGTATGACCTCACCCAGAAAAACGTGCTGGTCACCAGCTTTCAGTCCGGTGGCGTGTCACTCACCGACCAGACCGGCGAAGTAAAGGTAAAAGGCCTGGAGCTGGAAGCCATCTCTGACGTGACCGAAAACCTCAAGGTAATCGCGGCGTATACCCTGGCCAAATCCGAAGTGCAAAAGGGCGACTTCAAAGGCAACCGCCTGCAACTGATGCCAAACCAGCAAGCCTCGCTGTGGACTGACTACACCTGGCACAGCGGGGCACTCGATGGCTTCGGCATCGGCTTTGGCGCCCGCTACACCGGCAATACCTATGGCGACCAGGCCAACACCTGGTCGGGCAAAGCCGACGCCTACACCGTCTTCGACGGCGCCGTGCACTATGACCTCGGCCGCCTGGACAACAGCCTCAAGGGCGCATCGGTGAAGGTGAACGCGACCAACCTGTTCAACAAGGACTACATTTCCACCTGTGATGGTTCCTACTGCTACTTCGGCGACCAACGCAGCGTCGTCGCCAGCGCCACCTACCAGTGGTGA
- a CDS encoding PepSY-associated TM helix domain-containing protein: protein MKSKTIRRWSFIHTWTSLICTVFLLMLALTGLPLVFHHEIDHLLGNEPELKQMPADTPQLNLEQLVAKAQAHRPGEAMQYLAWDEEDKNGVIAIMAATAGTEPNSSHTFMLDARTGETVEMPSANGGLTLFLLRLHVDMFAGLPGKLLLAFMGLLFVLAIVSGTVLYLPFMRRLKFATVRQDKSTRLRWLDLHNLIGVVTLTWALVVGVTGVISACADLIIAAWRQDALSAMIEPYKNAPPLTQRAPATELLSIAAQAAPGMEPDFIAFPGTRFSSEHHYAVFMKGSTHLTSHLLTPVLIDARTLAVTAIAERPWYMDAMGMSQPLHFGDYGGMPMKILWAALDVLTIIVLVSGIYLWIVRRKAGKA, encoded by the coding sequence ATGAAAAGCAAAACCATCCGCCGCTGGTCCTTCATCCACACCTGGACCAGCCTGATCTGCACCGTATTCCTGCTGATGCTCGCCCTCACCGGCTTGCCGTTGGTGTTTCATCACGAGATCGACCATCTGCTGGGCAACGAACCCGAGCTCAAGCAGATGCCCGCCGATACGCCGCAGCTCAACCTGGAGCAACTGGTGGCCAAGGCCCAGGCCCATCGCCCGGGCGAGGCCATGCAGTACCTGGCCTGGGACGAGGAAGACAAGAATGGCGTGATCGCGATCATGGCCGCCACGGCCGGCACCGAGCCGAATTCGTCGCATACCTTCATGCTCGATGCCCGCACCGGTGAAACGGTGGAGATGCCGTCGGCCAATGGCGGGCTGACCCTGTTCCTGCTGCGCCTGCACGTGGACATGTTCGCCGGGCTGCCCGGCAAGCTGTTGCTCGCGTTCATGGGCCTGTTGTTCGTGCTGGCGATTGTCTCGGGCACGGTGCTGTACCTGCCGTTCATGCGCCGCTTGAAATTCGCCACCGTCCGCCAGGACAAATCCACGCGCCTGCGCTGGCTCGACCTGCACAACCTGATCGGCGTGGTCACCCTGACCTGGGCATTGGTGGTGGGCGTGACCGGAGTGATCAGCGCCTGTGCCGACCTGATCATCGCCGCCTGGCGCCAGGACGCCTTGAGCGCCATGATCGAACCCTATAAAAACGCCCCGCCGCTGACCCAGCGCGCGCCGGCAACCGAGCTGCTGAGCATTGCCGCCCAGGCCGCGCCGGGCATGGAGCCAGACTTCATTGCCTTCCCCGGCACGCGCTTCTCCAGCGAACATCATTACGCCGTGTTCATGAAGGGCAGCACCCACCTCACCTCCCACCTGCTCACGCCGGTATTGATAGACGCCCGCACCCTGGCCGTGACCGCCATCGCCGAACGGCCCTGGTACATGGACGCCATGGGCATGTCCCAGCCGCTGCACTTTGGTGACTACGGCGGCATGCCGATGAAGATCCTCTGGGCGGCGCTGGATGTGCTGACCATCATCGTGCTGGTCAGCGGGATCTACCTGTGGATCGTGCGGCGCAAGGCGGGCAAGGCATGA
- a CDS encoding glutathione S-transferase N-terminal domain-containing protein: protein MSAPSMTLFHNPASPFVRKVRVLLIETGQQDRVALHACMPTPVNPDAHVVQGNPVGKIPALRLADDSVLHDSRVILDYLDHQHVGNPLIPRDGSARWRRLTLASMADGIMDAAVLVRYETAMRPVEKHWDQWLDEQRNKIRRALAELEAEAIAELASHFDIAAISVACALGYLDFRHPDLQWRTDNPKLADWYAEISQRPSMLQTQPPA from the coding sequence ATGTCTGCGCCCAGCATGACCTTGTTCCACAACCCCGCTTCGCCGTTCGTGCGCAAAGTCCGCGTGCTGCTGATCGAGACCGGTCAACAGGACCGTGTCGCCCTGCACGCCTGCATGCCCACCCCGGTCAACCCGGACGCGCATGTGGTGCAAGGCAACCCGGTCGGCAAGATCCCGGCCCTGCGCCTGGCCGACGACTCGGTGCTGCATGACAGCCGAGTGATCCTCGACTACCTCGACCACCAGCACGTCGGCAACCCGCTGATCCCCCGCGACGGCTCGGCGCGCTGGCGCCGCCTGACCCTGGCCTCGATGGCCGACGGGATCATGGATGCCGCCGTGCTGGTGCGCTACGAGACCGCGATGCGCCCGGTGGAGAAACACTGGGACCAGTGGCTGGACGAGCAGCGCAACAAGATACGTCGCGCACTGGCTGAGCTGGAGGCCGAGGCCATCGCCGAACTGGCCAGCCACTTCGACATCGCCGCGATCAGCGTGGCCTGTGCCCTGGGCTACCTCGACTTCCGCCACCCCGACCTGCAATGGCGCACGGATAACCCCAAGCTTGCCGACTGGTACGCCGAGATCAGCCAGCGGCCTTCGATGCTGCAGACCCAGCCCCCCGCCTGA
- the creD gene encoding cell envelope integrity protein CreD, with protein sequence MNRSLLFKLGAIALLILLLLIPLLMINGIISDRQQLRDGVLMDIARSSSFAQRLTGPVMVVPYRKTVREWKLNEKLNKRYEETREERGRLYFLPEHFALDGQVQTELRARGIYQARLFHADNRISGRFQLPAQLGITENFADYRFEPAFLAVGISDIRGIENALKLELGEQRLEFSPGSQVDWLGEGVHVMLPDQDSKKPVALDFAFDLRLQGTEQLQVVPVGKTSQVSLASNWPHPSFIGNFLPAQRDVTDKGFTAHWQTSFFSTNLEQALQTCLDRQGCDDFNNRSFGVNFIDPVDQYLKSDRAIKYALLFIALTFAGFFLFEVLKNLAVHPIQYALVGVALAFFYLLLLSLSEHLGFAMAYLISASACVVLIGFYVCHVLRSVAHGLGFSVGLAALYGLLYGLLSAEDYALLMGSLLLFGLLGTVMVLTRKLDWYGVGKRKAVEPLQFDLEAVQ encoded by the coding sequence ATGAACCGCAGCCTGCTTTTCAAACTTGGCGCGATTGCGCTACTGATCCTGCTGTTGCTGATTCCGTTGCTGATGATCAACGGCATCATCAGCGACCGCCAACAACTGCGCGACGGCGTATTGATGGACATCGCCCGCAGCTCGAGCTTTGCCCAACGCCTCACCGGGCCGGTGATGGTGGTGCCTTATCGCAAGACGGTGCGCGAGTGGAAGCTCAATGAAAAACTCAACAAACGCTACGAAGAAACCCGTGAGGAGCGTGGCCGCTTGTATTTCCTGCCGGAGCATTTCGCGCTCGACGGCCAGGTGCAGACCGAACTGCGCGCACGGGGCATCTACCAGGCGCGGTTGTTCCATGCCGACAACCGCATCAGCGGGCGCTTCCAGTTGCCTGCCCAACTGGGCATCACGGAGAACTTCGCCGACTACCGTTTTGAGCCGGCATTTCTGGCGGTGGGCATCAGCGATATACGCGGCATCGAAAATGCGCTGAAGCTGGAGCTGGGCGAGCAGCGCCTGGAATTTTCGCCGGGCTCCCAAGTGGACTGGCTGGGGGAAGGGGTGCATGTGATGCTGCCCGATCAGGACAGCAAGAAACCCGTCGCCCTGGACTTCGCCTTCGACCTGCGTCTGCAGGGCACCGAACAACTGCAGGTGGTGCCAGTGGGCAAGACCAGCCAGGTATCACTGGCCTCCAACTGGCCGCACCCCAGCTTTATCGGCAACTTCCTGCCGGCGCAGCGCGACGTCACCGACAAGGGTTTTACCGCTCACTGGCAGACCTCGTTTTTCTCCACCAACCTGGAACAGGCCCTGCAAACCTGCCTGGACCGCCAAGGCTGTGATGACTTCAACAACCGCAGCTTCGGCGTGAACTTCATCGACCCGGTGGACCAGTACCTCAAAAGCGACCGCGCGATCAAATACGCGCTGCTGTTCATCGCCCTGACCTTTGCCGGCTTCTTCCTGTTCGAAGTGCTCAAGAACCTGGCGGTGCACCCCATCCAGTATGCGTTGGTGGGCGTTGCGCTGGCGTTTTTCTACCTGTTGCTGTTGTCGCTATCCGAGCATCTGGGCTTTGCCATGGCTTACCTGATATCGGCCAGTGCCTGCGTCGTGTTGATCGGTTTCTACGTGTGCCATGTGCTGCGCAGCGTGGCCCATGGCCTGGGATTTTCGGTGGGATTGGCGGCGTTGTATGGCTTGTTGTACGGGCTGCTGAGTGCCGAGGATTATGCGTTGCTGATGGGCTCGTTGCTGCTGTTCGGCCTGCTGGGCACGGTGATGGTGCTGACGCGCAAACTGGACTGGTATGGCGTGGGCAAGCGCAAGGCAGTGGAGCCGTTGCAGTTCGACCTGGAGGCGGTGCAATGA
- the creC gene encoding two-component system sensor histidine kinase CreC yields MRLGLRIFLVYALFIGLTGYFVLNTVMKEIRPGVRQSTEETLVDTANLLAEILRDDVKNGTLGQSRWPELLKAYGNRQPGAVIWGLPKNQVNHRIYVTDAKGRVLLDSTGDAVGQDYSKWNDVYLTLRGEYGARSSRSEPDNPNSSVMHVGAPIRDDGRIIGVVTVAKPNSSLQPYVDRTERRLLWYGAGLVILGLLLGALLSWWLSVALKRLTAYAQAVSEGRRAELPHYRGGELKQLSTAVEHMRTQLEGKAYVEHYVHTLTHELKSPLAAIRGAAELLQGDMTREQQQRFVGNIDSESARLQQLIERLLNLAQVEQRQGLEEQTSMTLAGLVDEVLMAQCARIEGAGLRVEQCIGAEVKVFGEPFLLRQALGNLLDNALDFTPPGGALRFSAQVQHNDVQVSLFNQAAPIPDYALPRLSERFYSLPRPASGRKSTGLGLNFVEEVMKLHGGLLQIGNVPGGVQVVLHLHTVSTLPT; encoded by the coding sequence ATGCGCCTGGGGCTGCGGATCTTCCTGGTGTACGCGCTGTTCATCGGCCTGACCGGCTATTTCGTGCTCAACACGGTAATGAAGGAAATCCGCCCGGGCGTGCGCCAGTCCACCGAAGAAACCTTGGTGGACACCGCCAACCTGCTCGCCGAAATCCTGCGCGATGATGTGAAGAACGGCACCCTCGGCCAGAGCCGCTGGCCCGAGCTGCTCAAGGCTTACGGCAATCGTCAGCCGGGGGCGGTCATCTGGGGCCTGCCGAAGAACCAGGTCAACCATCGCATCTATGTCACCGACGCCAAGGGCAGGGTACTGCTCGACTCCACGGGCGACGCGGTGGGCCAGGACTATTCCAAGTGGAACGACGTGTACCTGACCCTGCGCGGCGAGTACGGCGCGCGATCCTCGCGCAGCGAGCCGGATAACCCCAACTCATCGGTGATGCACGTGGGCGCGCCGATTCGCGACGACGGCCGCATTATCGGCGTGGTCACCGTGGCCAAGCCCAACAGCTCGTTGCAGCCCTACGTCGACCGCACCGAGCGACGCCTGCTGTGGTACGGCGCCGGGTTGGTGATTCTGGGCCTGCTGCTGGGCGCACTGTTGTCGTGGTGGCTGAGCGTCGCTCTCAAGCGCTTGACCGCCTACGCCCAGGCCGTCAGCGAAGGGCGCAGGGCCGAGTTGCCCCATTACCGGGGCGGCGAGCTCAAGCAACTGTCCACCGCCGTCGAGCACATGCGCACGCAGTTGGAGGGCAAAGCCTATGTCGAACATTACGTGCACACCCTGACCCACGAACTGAAAAGCCCGCTGGCAGCCATTCGCGGTGCGGCGGAGTTGCTGCAGGGCGATATGACCCGCGAACAGCAGCAGCGCTTCGTGGGCAATATCGACAGCGAAAGCGCGCGCCTGCAGCAACTGATCGAGCGGCTGTTGAACCTGGCGCAGGTGGAGCAGCGCCAGGGGCTGGAAGAACAAACGAGTATGACGCTGGCGGGCTTGGTCGACGAAGTGTTGATGGCGCAGTGCGCACGGATCGAAGGCGCCGGCCTGCGCGTCGAACAATGCATTGGCGCCGAGGTGAAGGTGTTTGGCGAGCCGTTCCTGCTGCGCCAGGCCCTGGGCAACCTGTTGGACAACGCGCTGGATTTCACCCCGCCCGGCGGCGCGCTGCGGTTCAGCGCGCAGGTGCAGCACAACGACGTGCAAGTGAGCCTGTTCAACCAGGCCGCGCCGATCCCGGATTACGCCTTGCCGCGCCTGAGCGAGCGGTTCTATTCCCTGCCACGCCCGGCCAGCGGACGCAAAAGCACGGGCCTGGGCCTCAATTTTGTCGAGGAAGTGATGAAGCTGCACGGCGGCCTGCTGCAGATCGGCAACGTGCCTGGCGGCGTGCAGGTGGTGCTGCATCTCCACACAGTCTCCACACTGCCCACATAA
- the creB gene encoding two-component system response regulator CreB, giving the protein MPHILIVEDEAAIADTLIFALQGEGFTTTWLSLGQAALEHQRQSPADLIILDIGLPDISGFETCKQLRRFSEVPVMFLSARDGEIDRVVGLEIGADDYVVKPFSPREVAARVRAILKRVGPNVAPAVFQVDLERMQILYRSQPLSLTRHEFRLLQSLLDQPERVFSREQLLDAVGVPADAGYERNIDTHIKSLRSKLRSVAADAEPIQTHRGLGYSYSPSHS; this is encoded by the coding sequence ATGCCGCATATCCTGATTGTCGAAGACGAAGCGGCAATAGCCGACACGCTGATTTTTGCCCTGCAAGGCGAAGGCTTTACCACCACCTGGCTGAGCCTCGGCCAGGCGGCGCTGGAGCATCAGCGCCAGAGCCCGGCCGACCTGATCATCCTCGACATCGGCCTGCCCGACATCAGTGGTTTTGAAACCTGCAAGCAACTGCGCCGGTTCAGCGAAGTGCCGGTGATGTTCCTCAGCGCGCGCGATGGCGAGATCGACCGGGTGGTAGGGCTGGAAATCGGTGCCGACGATTATGTGGTCAAGCCCTTCAGCCCGCGCGAAGTGGCGGCCAGGGTGCGGGCGATCCTCAAACGTGTCGGCCCGAATGTGGCGCCTGCGGTGTTTCAGGTCGACCTGGAACGCATGCAGATCCTGTATCGCAGCCAGCCACTGAGCCTGACGCGTCATGAGTTTCGCCTGCTGCAAAGCCTGCTGGACCAACCCGAGCGAGTGTTCAGCCGCGAGCAACTGCTGGACGCTGTGGGGGTACCGGCCGACGCCGGCTACGAGCGCAATATCGACACCCATATCAAAAGCCTGCGCAGCAAACTGCGCAGCGTGGCCGCCGATGCCGAACCGATCCAGACGCATCGCGGCCTGGGTTACAGCTACAGCCCGAGCCATAGCTGA
- a CDS encoding ATP-dependent zinc protease translates to MKLLLAAFALMAAVPVLAAEPTLYGRYEYIQLPEIGQTFKAKMDTGALTASLSARDIETFTRDGDDWVRFRLGGKDADNKVYEHKVSRISKIKSRADEDDDKDEASVAKRPVIDLEMCLGDVKRTVEVNLTDRSSFNYPLLIGAKALREFGAAVNPARRYTADKPDC, encoded by the coding sequence GTGAAATTGCTCCTTGCCGCGTTCGCCCTTATGGCCGCCGTGCCTGTGTTGGCTGCCGAACCGACCCTCTACGGTCGCTACGAATACATTCAGTTGCCGGAAATCGGCCAGACCTTCAAGGCCAAGATGGACACCGGCGCGCTGACCGCCTCGCTGTCGGCCCGCGACATCGAAACCTTCACCCGTGATGGCGATGACTGGGTGCGCTTCCGTCTCGGCGGCAAGGACGCCGACAACAAGGTCTACGAGCACAAGGTCTCGCGCATCAGCAAGATCAAGAGCCGCGCCGACGAAGATGACGACAAGGACGAAGCCAGCGTGGCCAAGCGCCCGGTGATCGACCTGGAGATGTGCCTGGGTGACGTCAAGCGTACCGTCGAGGTCAACCTCACCGACCGCAGCAGTTTCAACTACCCGCTGCTGATCGGCGCCAAGGCCTTGCGTGAATTCGGTGCAGCGGTAAACCCGGCGCGTCGCTACACTGCCGACAAACCGGACTGCTGA
- a CDS encoding acyltransferase → MRRLLTGCLVTLLLLLNTLILIGPLMVFALLKLVAPGRSRDYASWAVMWIAETWAEIDKLIFAACIPTQWDIRGGEALRGDTSYLVISNHQSWVDIPALIQALNRRTPFFKFFLKKELIWVPFLGLAWWALDYPFMKRYTKAFLAKHPELAGQDLKITKEACELFKRQPVTVVNYLEGTRFSEAKRKQQDSPFNRLLKPKAGGVAFVLAAMGEQLDAILDVTVVYPQQKIPGFWDLISGAVPKVIVDIRTRELDPALWQGDYENDPAFRQTVQNWVNQLWREKDARIEQLRAQQS, encoded by the coding sequence ATGCGCCGCCTGCTCACCGGCTGTTTGGTCACCCTGCTGCTGTTACTCAACACACTGATCCTGATCGGCCCGTTGATGGTGTTCGCCCTGCTCAAGCTGGTGGCGCCGGGCCGCTCGCGTGACTATGCGTCATGGGCGGTGATGTGGATCGCCGAGACCTGGGCCGAGATCGACAAGCTGATCTTCGCGGCGTGCATTCCCACCCAGTGGGATATCCGTGGCGGTGAGGCCCTGCGCGGCGACACCTCGTACCTGGTCATCAGCAATCACCAATCCTGGGTGGATATTCCGGCCCTGATCCAGGCGCTGAACCGGCGCACACCGTTCTTCAAATTCTTCCTGAAAAAAGAGCTGATCTGGGTGCCCTTCCTCGGCCTGGCCTGGTGGGCGCTGGATTACCCGTTCATGAAGCGCTACACCAAGGCGTTCCTGGCCAAACACCCGGAGCTGGCCGGGCAAGACCTGAAGATCACCAAGGAGGCCTGCGAGCTGTTCAAGCGCCAACCGGTGACGGTGGTCAATTACCTTGAAGGCACGCGGTTCAGCGAGGCCAAACGCAAACAGCAGGACTCACCGTTCAACCGGCTGCTCAAACCCAAGGCCGGTGGCGTGGCATTCGTGCTGGCGGCGATGGGCGAGCAGCTGGACGCCATCCTCGACGTGACCGTGGTGTACCCACAGCAAAAGATTCCAGGTTTCTGGGATTTGATCAGCGGCGCGGTGCCGAAGGTGATCGTGGACATCCGCACCCGTGAACTGGATCCGGCGTTGTGGCAGGGGGATTACGAAAACGACCCGGCGTTTCGCCAGACCGTCCAGAACTGGGTCAACCAGCTCTGGAGGGAAAAAGACGCGCGCATCGAACAGCTGCGCGCGCAGCAGTCTTAG
- a CDS encoding DUF2780 domain-containing protein: MKISRGFALSCLLTVASAPVFAAGFSLGDAANAISGMQGGNNKAAAAAPTSQTAGLLTALTSQLNITPEQAVGGTGAMLGLAKNQLGGNDYSQLAKSVPGLDKLSGDNALGSLGALSGMLGQTGGSKTSGLDGLLGNVKDTNDLNTAFSALGMDDSMVGKFAPVILQYLGGQGASDSVLGKLAQAWGTGS, from the coding sequence ATGAAGATTTCACGCGGTTTTGCCCTGTCCTGCCTGTTGACCGTGGCCTCGGCTCCGGTATTCGCCGCAGGTTTCAGCCTTGGCGATGCAGCCAATGCCATCTCCGGCATGCAGGGTGGCAACAACAAAGCCGCCGCCGCCGCGCCGACATCGCAGACCGCCGGCCTGCTGACGGCCCTGACCTCTCAACTCAATATCACCCCCGAGCAAGCCGTCGGCGGCACGGGCGCGATGCTGGGCCTGGCGAAGAACCAGCTGGGCGGCAATGACTATTCGCAATTGGCCAAGAGCGTGCCTGGGCTGGACAAGTTGTCCGGCGACAACGCGCTGGGCAGCCTTGGTGCCTTGAGCGGCATGCTCGGCCAGACCGGCGGCAGCAAGACCAGCGGCCTGGACGGCCTGCTGGGTAACGTGAAAGACACCAACGACTTGAACACCGCGTTCAGCGCCCTGGGCATGGACGACAGCATGGTCGGCAAGTTTGCCCCGGTGATCCTGCAATACCTGGGCGGCCAGGGTGCCAGCGATTCGGTACTGGGCAAGCTGGCCCAGGCCTGGGGCACCGGCAGCTAA
- a CDS encoding RNA polymerase sigma factor yields MNAQAGLPSAYRAPSRRPRSGAWRKPISTHDTDPLRPLLAQCALGNRQAFETLYRGVSPRLHGVAYRFMGRSDLAEEVLQEAFVRIWYNASRYEPHLASPMTWMVNITRNLAIDQLRKHREQPLADGQQDALLDESPSAHDLLASEREAHALKRCLDTLDGMQRQSISVAYFQGLSCSELADQLAAPLGSVKSWIRRGMERLRRCLES; encoded by the coding sequence ATGAATGCCCAAGCTGGACTACCCTCTGCCTACCGTGCGCCGTCCCGCCGCCCTCGCTCGGGGGCTTGGAGAAAGCCTATTTCCACCCACGACACTGACCCGTTGCGGCCATTACTGGCCCAATGCGCCCTGGGCAACCGCCAAGCATTCGAAACCCTCTATCGCGGCGTTTCACCGCGCCTGCACGGCGTGGCCTACCGGTTCATGGGGCGTTCTGACCTGGCCGAAGAAGTCTTGCAGGAAGCCTTCGTGCGCATCTGGTACAACGCTTCGCGCTACGAACCGCACCTGGCCTCGCCGATGACCTGGATGGTCAACATTACGCGCAACCTGGCCATCGACCAGTTGCGCAAACACCGCGAACAGCCCCTGGCCGACGGACAGCAGGACGCCCTGCTCGACGAGAGCCCCAGCGCCCACGACCTACTCGCCAGCGAACGCGAAGCCCACGCCTTGAAGCGCTGCCTGGACACGCTCGACGGCATGCAGCGCCAATCGATCAGCGTGGCTTACTTCCAGGGCCTGTCCTGCTCGGAGCTGGCCGACCAGTTGGCCGCGCCGCTGGGTTCGGTCAAGTCCTGGATCCGTCGTGGCATGGAACGCCTGCGCAGGTGCCTTGAATCATGA